In the genome of Vicia villosa cultivar HV-30 ecotype Madison, WI linkage group LG7, Vvil1.0, whole genome shotgun sequence, one region contains:
- the LOC131619600 gene encoding secreted RxLR effector protein 161-like gives MSDLRIMIYFLSMEFHKLKLGLLMHLRKYALEILKKCDIEHCNATNTPTETRLMERPKVSHFAAIKRILRYVKGTLSCEILFPAKDMDKKWDFIDYTDSNWCGDKDDQKSTTGYVFMFGGAPISWCSKKELVVAFSL, from the exons ATGAGTGACCTTAGGATTATGATTTACTTTTTGAGCATGGAGTTCCACAAGTTAAAACTGGGACTGCTCATGCATCTAAGAAAGTATGCTCTTGAGATATTGAAGAAGTGTGATATAGAACATTGTAATGCTACCAATACACCAACTGAAACAAG ATTAATGGAGAGACCGAAGGTGTCTCACTTTGCAGCAATTAAGAGGATCCTAAGATACGTAAAAGGAACTCTTAGCTGCGAAATTCTCTTTCCCGCAAAAGATATGGACAAAAAATGGGATTTTATCGATTATACCGATTCTAATTGGTGTGGAGATAAAGATGATCAAAAGTCTACGACTGGTTATGTCTTTATGTTCGGAGGAGCACCAATCTCTTGGTGTTCTAAAAAGGAGCTGGTAGTTGCATTCTCTTTGTGA